A window of the Miscanthus floridulus cultivar M001 chromosome 14, ASM1932011v1, whole genome shotgun sequence genome harbors these coding sequences:
- the LOC136505546 gene encoding polyol transporter 5-like: MPAAVKWNKYPFFCAVLASMTSVLTGYNVAVMSGAQIFMAEDIGVTDTQIEVLAGVINIYSLIGALLAGWTSDRYGRRLTIVLTNVFFLVGALTMTLAGGFAALMVGRFVAGIGVGYAFVIGPVYAAEIAPASSRGLLTCLPEIFCASGAMLSYVSNLVFSGLPVHLSWRVMFGAGVVPTVFLAAGVLTMPESPRWLAMKGRVAEAKAVLHKTSDTADEADQRLLEIEEVVSSGNRGSVDGGGGSSASAWREVATKPGVRRVLAMVLTLQFFQQASGIDMMVLYGPRILATAGVTSSTLILSLNILFGVAKAAPVLITMVLADRVGRRPLLLFSTGGMTASLLLLGALFAVGTKDDAAVAAVSVAAAVAYVVAFALGFGPLAWVYSSEILPLRLRGQGAGLGTAMNRIMCGVVIMTFISLYQAITMAGVFFLYAAIATAAFVFVYLCLPETRGRSLEYMEELFHTK; encoded by the exons ATGCCGGCGGCGGTGAAGTGGAACAAGTACCCGTTCTTCTGCGCCGTGCTCGCCTCCATGACCTCCGTCCTCACAGGCTACA ACGTGGCGGTGATGAGCGGCGCGCAGATCTTCATGGCGGAGGACATCGGGGTGACCGACACGCAGATCGAGGTGCTCGCGGGGGTCATCAACATCTACTCGCTCATCGGCGCGCTGCTGGCGGGGTGGACCTCTGACCGGTACGGCCGGCGCCTCACCATCGTGCTCACCAATGTGTTCTTCCTCGTCGGCGCGCTCACCATGACGCTTGCCGGAGGGTTCGCCGCGCTCATGGTTGGCCGGTTCGTCGCCGGCATCGGTGTCGGGTACGCCTTCGTCATCGGCCCCGTCTACGCCGCCGAGATCGCGCCCGCATCATCCCGCGGTCTCCTCACCTGTCTCCCCGAG ATTTTTTGTGCTTCGGGGGCGATGCTGAGCTACGTGTCAAACCTTGTCTTCTCGGGCCTGCCAGTGCACCTGTCATGGCGGGTGATGTTCGGGGCGGGGGTGGTGCCCACGGTGTTCCTGGCAGCCGGTGTGCTCACCATGCCGGAGTCACCGCGGTGGCTAGCCATGAAGGGCCGGGTCGCCGAGGCGAAGGCTGTGCTCCACAAGACGTCGGACACGGCGGACGAGGCCGACCAGCGGCTGCTCGAGATCGAGGAAGTGGTCTCCAGCGGCAACAGAGGAagcgtcgacggcggcggcggcagcagcgccAGCGCGTGGAGGGAAGTGGCGACGAAGCCCGGCGTCCGCCGCGTGCTGGCCATGGTGCTGACGCTGCAGTTCTTCCAGCAGGCGTCGGGCATCGACATGATGGTCCTGTACGGCCCGCGGATCCTCGCCACGGCCGGCGTCACGTCGAGCACCCTGATCCtgagcctcaacatcctcttcgGCGTCGCCAAGGCGGCGCCCGTTCTCATCACCATGGTGCTAGCCGACCGCGTCGGCCGCCGCCCGCTCCTCCTCTTTAGCACGGGCGGCATGACGGCGTCGCTGCTGCTCCTGGGCGCCCTGTTCGCCGTGGGCACCAAGGACGACGCCGCTGTCGCCGCGGTGAGCGTGGCGGCCGCGGTGGCATACGTGGTGGCCTTTGCCCTCGGGTTCGGGCCCCTGGCGTGGGTGTACAGCTCAGAGATCCTGCCCCTCAGGCTGCGAGGGCAGGGCGCCGGGCTCGGCACCGCCATGAACCGGATCATGTGCGGCGTGGTCATCATGACCTTCATCTCGCTCTATCAGGCCATCACCATGGCGGGCGTCTTCTTCCTCTacgccgccatcgccaccgcCGCGTTTGTCTTTGTCTACCTGTGCCTGCCGGAGACGAGGGGCCGCAGCCTCGAGTACATGGAGGAGCTCTTCCACACCAAGTGA
- the LOC136502875 gene encoding uncharacterized protein → MSKARATWNSRYEKGLVDIMRDRVNIPLFRGQNGWSGEGWRSISEKFTQMYPLARFTKQQLQEKEKELKGSWKAIHVALKDSGVGWNDSLAIVIAKPEKWKKLINDNRKMARFQKKSFPLYEDCMSLYAGSVATGDLNFTSTEHLQPAPLVPIAAPAAPAALAAPTAPAAPVAPVAVSDGTSLGATFDGLDVSSARNEAQSTPSNQDYVQGMSGGRKRKQSHIGAAIDDFVQFKKMQTNKTMEALNEKKKQDEEFSVDKCLDEVDAMELTDVEKAYAMNIFKSKIDREVFMKMRNKNVRLDLAQTAD, encoded by the exons ATGTCGAAGGCAAGGGCTACatggaactctagatatgagaaAGGGCTTGTTGACATTATGAGGGACCGTGTGAACATCCCCTTGTTCAGGGGTCAGAatggatggagtggagagggTTGGAGAAGTATCTCAGAGAAGTTTACCCAAATGTATCCTTTAGCACGCTTCACAAAGCAACAGCTACAAGAGAAGGAAAAGGAGCTAAAGGGCAGTTGGAAGGCGATACATGTAGCGTTAAAGGATAGTGGTGTTGGTTGGAATGACTCATTGGCCATTGTCATTGCGAAACCGGAAAAATGGAAGAAACTGATCAAT GATAATAGAAAAATGGCTAGGTTCCAGAAGAAGTCGTTTCCTTTATATGAAGATTGTATGTCATTGTATGCTG gaAGTGTTGCTACAGGAGATCTAAACTTCACATCAACTGAGCACTTGCAGCCTGCTCCTCTTGTTCCTATTGCTGCTCCAGCTGCTCCGGCTGCTCTGGCTGCTCCAACTGCTCCTGCTGCTCCAGTTGCTCCTGTTGCAGTGTCTGATGGCACAAGTCTAGGTGCTACTTTTGATGGGCTAGACGTCTCAAGTGCACGCAATGAAGCTCAGTCTACACCTTCCAATCAAGATTATGTGCAAGGAATGAGTGGTGGGAGAAAGCGTAAGCAAAGTCATATTGGTGCTGCTATTGATGATTTTGTGCAGTTTAAGAAGATGCAAACAAATAAAACCATGGAAGCTCTGAATGAAAAGAAGAAACAAGACGAAGAATTTTCAGTTGACAAGTGTCTCGATGAAGTGGATGCAATGGAACTTACTGATGTAGAGAAGGCGTATGCTATGAATATCTTCAAATCTAAGATTGACAGGGAGGTATTCATGAAAATGAGAAACAAAAATGTTCGCTTAGATTTGGCTCAAACAGCAGATTAG